The Anas acuta chromosome 18, bAnaAcu1.1, whole genome shotgun sequence genome has a segment encoding these proteins:
- the CHAD gene encoding chondroadherin, which produces MARSGFFLGVLLACLACSVQACPPSCHCHGGDLQHVICDNAGLKKIPKVPEQTRLLNLQKNNFPVLPTNGFRDMKKLVSLHLQGSRIKEISTGAFRGLKSLVYLYLTDNQISVIKPGAFDDLSELTYLYLDQNKIPDLSKGILSPLVNLFILHLGSNKIQELKPGVFSGAKDLRWLFLSDNSLTSLVPGALEDVENLAVLHLDKNQLSSYPVNAMSKLRVLEELKLSHNPIEVIPDNAFQSFGRYLQTLNLDNMKLKKFADNAFAGVTVLKTAHLENNRLTQLPRNFPFDKLETLTLSRNAWHCTCQLAHLRKWLKGNRTRTEDTCSTPVQYRGQSIRDTPALRACKLPTKRSRKGSRH; this is translated from the exons ATGGCTCGGTCGGGCTTCTTCCTCGGAGTCCTCCTGGCGTGTCTCGCCTGCAGCGTGCAGGCGTGTCCCCCAAGCTGCCACTGTCACGGCGGAGACCTGCAGCACGTCATCTGTGACAACGCTGGCTTGAAGAAGATCCCCAAGGTGCCCGAGCAAACGCGGCTGCTCAACCTGCAGAAGAATAATTTCCCCGTGCTGCCCACCAACGGGTTCCGGGACATGAAGAAGTTGGTGTCCCTTCACCTCCAGGGCTCGCGGATCAAGGAGATCTCGACGGGAGCCTTCAGGGGGCTCAAGAGCCTGGTCTACCTCTATCTCACCGACAACCAGATCAGTGTCATAAAGCCAGGAGCCTTTGATGACCTGTCTGAGCTCACCTACCTGTACCTGGACCAGAATAAGATCCCTGACTTATCCAAAGGGATCCTCTCCCCTCTCGTCAACCTCTTTATCCTGCACCTAGGCAGCAATAAAATCCAGGAGCTGAAGCCAGGGGTCTTCAGCGGTGCTAAAGACCTGCGCTGGCTCTTCCTCTCTGACAACTCCCTCACCAGCCTCGTGCCTGGGGCCCTGGAGGACGTGGAAAACCTCGCTGTGCTGCACCTGGACAAGAACCAGCTGAGCAGCTACCCCGTGAACGCCATGAGCAAGCTgcgggtgctggaggagctgaagcTTTCTCACAACCCCATCGAGGTCATTCCCGACAACGCCTTCCAGTCCTTCGGGCGGTACCTGCAGACTCTCAACCTGGACaacatgaaactgaaaaag TTTGCAGACAACGCGTTTGCTGGTGTGACCGTTCTGAAGACGGCTCACCTCGAGAACAACCGGCTCACCCAGCTGCCCCGCAACTTCCCCTTCGACAAGCTGGAGACCCTGACGCTCTCCAGGAACGCCTGGCACTGCACCTGCCAGCTGGCACATCTGCGCAA GTGGCTGAAGGGCAACCGCACCCGCACGGAGGACACGTGCTCTACGCCCGTGCAGTACCGGGGGCAGTCCATCCGAGACACCCCTGCCCTGCGCGCCTGCAAGCTGCCCACCAAGAGGTCCAGGAAGGGAAGCCGTCATTAA